The following proteins come from a genomic window of Gordonia westfalica:
- a CDS encoding nitroreductase family protein: MELSEAMRTTGTCRYFSDKPVEDDVFYQAFDDARFGPQGGNRQPVRWVVVRDDATKKALADLYLPYWEGYYAAVVEGSKKVGAIPKTVESANYFAHHLAEVPALVVVCAESEGLHPTDHELGRLSVVGGASIYPSVQNLTLALRQQGVATALTTLLCAAENEVKELLGIPDDYITAAHIAVGYPRDGFPRKLTRSPVEEIAFLDRFDNRMFA, encoded by the coding sequence ATGGAACTCAGCGAAGCAATGCGCACGACGGGCACCTGCCGCTACTTCAGCGACAAGCCCGTCGAGGACGACGTTTTCTACCAGGCGTTCGACGACGCGCGCTTCGGTCCGCAGGGCGGTAACCGGCAGCCGGTCCGGTGGGTTGTGGTCCGTGACGACGCCACCAAGAAGGCGCTGGCCGATCTCTACCTGCCGTACTGGGAGGGCTACTACGCGGCGGTGGTCGAGGGCTCCAAGAAGGTCGGTGCCATCCCCAAGACCGTGGAGAGCGCCAACTACTTCGCCCACCACCTCGCCGAGGTGCCCGCGCTCGTCGTGGTGTGCGCCGAGTCGGAGGGACTCCATCCCACCGATCACGAACTCGGCCGGCTCAGCGTCGTCGGCGGCGCGTCGATCTACCCGAGCGTGCAGAACCTGACCCTCGCACTGCGTCAGCAGGGCGTCGCCACCGCACTCACGACCCTGCTCTGTGCGGCCGAGAACGAGGTCAAGGAACTGCTCGGCATCCCGGACGACTACATCACCGCTGCCCACATCGCCGTGGGTTATCCGCGTGACGGCTTCCCGCGCAAGCTCACCCGTAGCCCCGTCGAGGAGATCGCCTTCCTCGACCGGTTCGACAACCGGATGTTCGCGTGA